The Erythrobacter litoralis HTCC2594 nucleotide sequence TTGAAATCGCGCTTGCGAGCGCCGTGAGCCTTACCGCCACCGATAAAGATCGGAGCGCCGCGATCGCCGTGGCGAGCGTTGCCCGAACCCTTCTGGCGACCGAATTTCGCACCGGTACGCGCCACGTCCGAACGCTCACGCGTCGGGCGGGCGGTGCCGCGGCGATTTTCGAGCTGCCACGTAACTACGCGGTGGAGGATGTCGGCGCGCGGCTCGACACCGAACACGGCATCGTCGAGCTCGACATCACCGGCAGCCTTGCCGTCGATTTTCTGGACCTTCACCTTCACGGATCAGCCCTCCTTGCCTGCATCGCTGTCGTCGGCCTTGGGAGCCTCTTCAGCGGGGGTTTCTTCAGCCGGAGCCGCGGTGTCGTTGGTCTGCTTGTCAGCAGCCTTCTCTTCCACCACAGCTTCTTCGTTTGCCACGTCGTCGAGCTTCTGCTCGTCAGCGGCCGGAGCGTCGGCTTCCTTGGCCGGAGCGTTCTTCTCGACGACTGCGCCGGGGAACGGCACGCCTTCGGGAAGCGGCAGCTTCACGGCATCGCGGATCAGCATCCAGCTGTTCTTCGTGCCCGGGACCGAACCCTTGACGAAGATCAGGCCGCGTTCCGGATCGGTGCGGACGACTTCGAGATTCTGCTGGGTGCGCTGACGGTCGCCCATGTGGCCGGCCATCTTCTTGCCCTTGAACACGCGGCCCGGATCCTGGCGGTTACCCGTCGAACCGTGCGAACGGTGCGAAATCGAGACGCCGTGCGTTGCACGCAAACCGCCGAAGCCCCAACGCTTCATGGCACCGGCGAAACCCTTACCCTGGGTGTAGCCGGTGATGTCGACCTTCTGGCCGGCAATGAAGTGCTCGGCGCTGATGGCGGCACCGACAGGCAGGAGCCCGTCTTCGCCTTCGACGCGGAATTCGGCGACCTTCATCTTCAGGCCGACTTCGGCCTTGGCGAAAGCCTCACGCTGCGGCTTGGCAACGTTCTTCTGCTTGGCCACGCCCGAGCCGACCTGGAGAGCGAAATAGCCATCGCGCTCCTGGGTCCGCTGGGACACGACCTGGCAATCTTCCAGAGCGAGAACGGTCACAGGTACGTGACGTCCGTCCTCCTGGAACAGGCGGGTCATCCCGACTTTCTTTGCGATCACGCCGGTGCGCATCGTCAAAACTCCTAACAGAGGCACAAGGGGCCCATCCCCAGGTGCATGCGAGCCTGCCATCACGGTCAGACCCGTTTCAGCCCAATTTTTCATGCATCGCCCCGTCCGGGCTGAATGCTCGCACGGCAGGGGCCGATTGAGCGAGACGGGAGACGCAGCCCGGTCGATGGACCGGCGGTATCTCTATGTCCGAGTCCCTGCGAAGGCAGGGACCTCAGGCCGCTGGCGCGACCTGCAATTCTTCCCGGTCATTTTACGTCCGACCAAGAGGACTGAGACCCCCGCCTTCGCGGGGGCTCGCGGCAAATTGGCTTAGGCCAATTTGATCTCGACATTCACGCCTGCAGCAAGGTCCAGCTTCATCAAAGCGTCGACCGTCTGGGCGTTCGGCTGCACGATGTCGAGCAGCCGCTTGTAGGTGCGCACCTCGAACTGCTCGCGCGACTTCTTGTCGATGTGCGGGCCGCGGTTCACGGTGAACTTTTCGATACGCGTCGGCATGGGAATGGGGCCGCGAATAAGCGCGCCGGTACGGCGAGCGGTGTCTGCGATTTCGCCAGTTGCCTGGTCGAGCACGCGATGATCGAACGCCTTCAGGCGAATGCGGATATTCTGAGCTTCCATTACCTACACCAATGCGAAAGAGCCAAAAATCGCCGCAACGCCAGGTCACCCCCGCCGCTCCGGCTCTTCTACTTCTGTGTCCGCCCCATAGCTTCCGCCTGACCGTATCTCTTATCGAGGGGCCAAACCGAACCAACGGGTTGGAGAAAACCTGGCCGCTCGGAAGCGGCTTCGGGCGCGCCTATACGGGTACATGCGATTCTGGGCAACCCCAAAATCGGAACAATTTTGCGTCAGCCGCCCTCGCGCAGGAACACCGCGTCGAGATAGATGACCTTGCCGCCCTCGCCAAAGAACTGGTCGCGGGTACCGGCGAAGGCAAAACCTAGGGATGCGAGGCTGTCATGCAAGGCGGCGAACGTGGGTTGGCCCTCATAGAGCGGTGCCAGGCAAACTTCGAGCACGATACCATCCGCACGGCGCAGCGTTTCCTGCCCACCGGCGATCACGCGATCTTCGAACCCCTGCACATCCATCTTGACGACGAGAGGCCCTTCAAGCGCATCACCCTGCTCCCTCGCCCAGTCGTCGAGCCGCCGCTGGCTCACCGGTGTGGTGATGGTGTCGGCGACTTGCGGGAACAACGTGACGTTCTCGGCAGTCTGCATGCGAAGTGACGAGGAAGATGGCGAGCCCGGATTGAACTGCATGTCCACCATCATCTCGCTATCGCCGAGCGCGATGTGGTGGGCGTGGATGCGTGGGTGCCGCGCTGCGACCCGCTCGAGCCGCGCAAAGCTGGCCGGATGCGGTTCGAAGCAATGTAGTCGCGCCTGCGGGAAGGCGCCCAGCAATTCCCGCTCCGCCAGTTCGCCGCCGCATGCGCCGATATCGAGCACCGTCTTCGCCGGGATCGCCGCCAGCCCGTTCCAGCCGTCGCCATAGCGATTGCCCGCCAGCCCCTTGCCCGCGCCGATCAGGCCCAGGCTGGCATAGGATGTGAGACGGGACAGGAAGCTCATGCCGCTAGCTAACTCGCTCGTGCAAAAGAAAACACCCCCTCCCGTTGCCGGGAGAGGGTGTTTCTAACGCTAGCAGCGTGCCGTCAGATCAGGCGCCGGCTTAGACGGTGATCTTCGAAACAACGCCCGAGCCGACGGTGCGGCCGCCTTCGCGGATTGCGAAGCGGAGGCCTTCGTCCATGGCGATCGGAGCGATCAGCTTGACGTTGATCGTCACGTTGTCGCCCGGCATCACCATCTCGGTGCCTTCCGGCAGGATCACTTCACCGGTCACGTCGGTCGTGCGGAAGTAGAACTGCGGACGGTAGTTGGCGAAGAACGGCGTGTGACGGCCACCTTCGTCCTTCGAAAGGACGTAGACTTCCGCGCTGAACTCGGTGTGCGGCGTAACCGAACCCGGCTTCGCGAGGACCTGGCCACGCTCGACGTCTTCACGGCCGACGCCGCGGATCAGGGCACCGATGTTGTCGCCGGCTTCACCGCGATCGAGCAGCTTACGGAACATTTCGACGCCGGTAACGGTCGTCTTGGTGGTGTCCTTGATGCCGACGATTTCGACTTCATCGCCCACATTGACAACGCCGGTTTCGACACGACCGGTCACAACCGTACCACGACCCGAGATCGAGAACACGTCCTCGATCGGCATCAGGAAGTCCTGATCGACCGGACGTTCCGGCTGCGGGATGTGCTCATCGACGGCCTTCATCAGCTCGACGATCGATTCCTTGCCGATGTTGTCGTCGCGACCTTCGAGAGCGGCCAGAGCCGAACCCTTGACGATCGGAATGTTGTCGCCGTCGAAATCATACTCGCTGAGCAGTTCGCGAACTTCGAGTTCGACCAGTTCGAGCAGCTCTTCGTCATCGACCTGGTCGACCTTGTTGAGGTACACGACCAGCGCGGGAACGCCGACCTGACGCGAGAGCAGGATGTGCTCGCGGGTCTGCGGCATCGGGCCGTCGGCAGCGTTCACGACCAGGATGGCGCCGTCCATCTGGGCCGCACCGGTGATCATGTTCTTCACATAGTCGGCGTGCCCCGGGCAATCGACGTGAGCGTAGTGGCGCGCGTCGGTTTCGTACTCGACGTGCGCGGTCGAGATGGTGATCCCGCGCTCGCGCTCTTCCGGAGCCTTGTCGATGTTGGCGAAGTCGACAGCCGAACCGCCGTACACATCGGCCATCACCTTCGTGATCGCCGCGGTCAGCGTGGTCTTGCCGTGGTCGACGTGACCGATGGTGCCGACGTTGCAGTGCGGCTTGTTGCGCTCGAATTTTTCCTTAGCCATTTCTCAAATAACCTCTGCTTGAAATTGAATTCCTGCGGGAGAGGATGCGGCGCCCGCTGAATCAGGCGCCGCCCCTAGACCTGTTGCTCGCCTTAGGCAAGCTTCTCCTTGACTTCCTGTGCGACGTTCGCCGGCACTTCGTCGTAGTGGCTGAACTGCATCGTGTACTGGGCGCGGCCCTGGGTAAACGAACGCAGCTCGTTGACGTATCCGAACATGTTGGCGAGCGGAACGAAAGCTTCGACGGCCTGGGCGTTGCCGCGGCTGTCGGTGCCCTGGATCTGGCCGCGACGGCTGTTGAGATCGCCGATGACGTCACCGAGGTAATCCTCGGGGGTCACCACTTCAACCTTCATGATCGGCTCGAGGAGCTTGATGCCGCCACGTTCGGCCGCTTCGCGCATCGCGCCGCGACCGGTGATCTCGAAAGCCACCGTGCTGGAGTCGACGTCGTGGTACTTGCCGTCGATCAGGCGGATGGTAAAGTCGATGATCGGGAAGCCGACCAGATAGCCGCTTTCGGCCTGCTCGCGCATGCCCTTTTCGACCGACGGGATATATTCGCGCGGAATGTTGCCGCCCTTGATCTCGTCTTCGAAAATGATGCCCTGGCCGCGCTCACCCGGGGTGACGACAACCTTGGCTTCACCGAACTGACCCGAACCACCCGACTGCTTCTTGTGGGTGTAGGTCACTTCGACTTCACGGGCGAGCGATTCACGATAGGCCACCTGCGGTGCACCCACGTTGGCTTCGACCTTGAATTCGCGCTTCATGCGATCGACGAGGATGTCGAGGTGAAGCTCGCCCATGCCCTTGATGATCGTCTGGCCGCTTTCGTGGTCGGTGCTGACGCGGAAGCTCGGATCCTCGGCAGCCAGGCGGTTGAGCGCGACGCCCATCTTTTCCTGGTCGGCCTTGGTTTTCGGTTCCACCGACAGTTCGATAACCGGATCGGGAAATTCCATCCGCTCGAGGATGATGGGGTTGGCCGGGTCGCACAGCGTGTCGCCGGTCGTCGTATCCTTCATGCCCGCGATCGCGACGATATCGCCGGCGAATGCTTCATCGATGTCCTCGCGGTTGTTCGAGTGCATCAGCAGCATGCGGCCGATCTTTTCCTTCTTGTCCTTCACCGAGTTCAGGACCTGCCCCTTCGAGAGCTTGCCCGAATAAATGCGGGTAAAGGTGAGCGAGCCGACGAACGGATCGTTCATGATCTTGAACGCGAGCGCGGAGAACGGCTCGTCGTCCGACGACGGGCGCGTCTCTTCGGTGTCGGTGTCGGGCAGGACGCCCTTGATCGCCGGGACGTCGAGCGGGCTCGGCATGTAGTCGACAACGGCGTCGAGCAGCGGCTGGACGCCCTTGTTCTTGAATGCCGAACCGCACAGCACGGGCACGAATGCGCGATCCATGGTGCCCTTGCGGATCAGGCGCTTGAGCGTTGCAGCATCGGGCGCCTCACCGGTTTCGAGATATGCCTCCATCGCATCGTCGTCCTGCTCGACGGCAGTCTCAACGAGCTTTTCGCGATATTCTGCAGCCTTGTCGGCAAGGTCGGCGGGGATTTCGACAAATTCGTATTTCGCGCCGAGGTCTTCGGCCTGCCACACGATACCGCGCATGTTGACGAGGTCGACCACGCCCTGAAGGTCGCTTTCCGCGCCGATCGGGAGATAGAGGACCAGCGGCGTTGCGCCGAGGCGATCGATGATCGACTGCACGCAGTAGTAGAAATCGGCGCCGGTGCGGTCGAGCTTGTTGATGAAGCACATCCGCGGGACTTTGTACTTGTCGGCCTGGCGCCAGACGGTTTCGGACTGCGGTTCGACGCCGGCAACGCCGTCGAACACGGCGACCGCGCCGTCGAGGACGCGCAAGCTGCGTTCGACTTCGATGGTGAAGTCGACGTGGCCCGGGGTGTCGATGATGTTGATGCGGTGCTTGGGCTGGCCTTCGCGCAGCGTCTCGGGATCCGACATCGGGTCCTTGGTCGCATCTTCGGCGGTCCAGAACGTCGTCGTCGCAGCAGAGGTGATCGTGATGCCACGCTCCTGCTCCTGCTCCATCCAGTCCATCGTCGCGGCACCATCGTGCACTTCGCCGATCTTGTAGGACTTGCCGGTGTAGTAGAGGATACGCTCGGTCGTGGTGGTCTTGCCGGCATCGATGTGAGCCATGATGCCGATATTGCGATAGCGCTCCAGCGGATACTCGCGGGCCATAATTCTTATCCTTAGCGTCTTGTGGGGGCCGCTCGCTCAGCGGTCAGGCCCCCATATAGTGACGATTGTGACAGCGGGAAGACGCGAGCCCCAAGGCCAGCGCCCCGCCCGCTCACAACCTTACCAGCGGTAGTGCGAGAAGGCGCGGTTGGCTTCGGCCATCCGGTGCGCGTCTTCACGCTTCTTGACCGCATTGCCGCGGTTGTTGGCGGCATCCATCAGCTCACCCGACAGGCGCGCTGCCATGGTGGTTTCCGGACGGCCGCGCGCGGCGGAAATCATCCAGCGGATCGCCAGCGCCTGGGCACGCTCGGGGCGCACCTCGACCGGTACCTGGTAGGTCGCACCACCGACACGGCGGCTGCGCACTTCGACCTGCGGCTTGATGTTGTTCAGCGCATCATGGAACAGCTGCACCGGATCGGTCTTCGCCTTGGCTTCGACAGTGTCGAGCGCGGTGTAGACGATGCCTTCCGCAACGGCCTTCTTGCCGTCCAGCATCAGGTTGTTCATGAACTTCGACAGGACCTGATCACCGAACTTGGGATCAGGCAGGATTTCCCGTTTCTCGGGACGACGACGACGTGACATTCTTTAATCTCCAAATGTCCGGAGCGAAGCGGAGGTCTTCAAAACGTCATCCCGGACTTGATCCGGGATCTTTCTCCGCTGGCGCTCTATCTCAGAAACTTGCCAGTTGACGTTCGACCTGGTGGCACGAGGTCCCAGCTTTCGCTGGGATGACGGGTGCAATCAGGCGAGCGCCGACCCACTCCTTACTTGGGCCGCTTGGCGCCGTACTTCGAACGGCTCTGCTTGCGGTCCTTGACCCCTTGCGTATCGAGCACGCCGCGCAGGACGTGGTAACGCACGCCCGGCAAGTCGCGCACACGGCCGCCGCGGATGAGCACGACAGAGTGCTCCTGCAGGTTGTGGCCTTCGCCCGGGATGTAGGAGATGACTTCGCGCTGGTTCGTCAGGCGCACCTTGGCGACCTTGCGCAGGGCGGAGTTCGGCTTCTTCGGCGTCGTGGTATAGACGCGCGTGCAGACACCGCGCTTCTGCGGGTTCTGCTCCATCGCAGGGACCTTCGACTTGGCCTTCTGCGGAACGCGGCCCTTGCGGACCAGCTGGTTGATCGTCGGCATAGAATTCTTTCTCTTCACCGTGTGGCGGTGGCCATGGTGCAAGGTGAAGAGAAGCAGGTTCGCATTTTGCCGTCACCCCGGACTTGATCCGGGGTCCAGCTAACAAGAACGCCCGCGCAGCGGACATCTTGCACAAACGCGAAACTGAAACACTCCACCCGACATCGGACACCGGGTTACTTTGACGCTAGCCCCAAGCTTTCCGGAAGGCTCCCCTTCCGGGAAGCGCAGCCCCTGCGAAGGCAGGGGCCCATCCATGAATGCCCAATAGAAAAGAGCCTCGGTGCACGCAGCACCAGGCCCCGGGACTGAAACGCCAATGTTCAGCTCTATTGCCCGAGGAGACTCGCAAGAGGGCCTCGGTTGAGCGCGCCATTAGCGGGGAGTGGGGGGTGGGTCAAGGGAGGGTTGACGTTTCGGCCGAAGGAATCAAAAAGCAGCGAGAGGGGGTCGCTATGCCGAGTGAAGTATTTCAAATTCCTGTAAATCGTATTCACCTGTACGAGGCGAATCCTCGTCATGGCGAAATCACCGATCCGGAAGAGATCATCGAATATCTACTCGAGGATGAACAGGTATACGAGCTAGCAAAAAGTATAGCTCAGCACAAAACGAACCCTCTCGAATTGCTCGGCGTGGTGGAAATTACCGAAGAGGGCAGTTCGGAGCCGGCTTATGAGGTCTGGGAAGGCAATCGCCGTGTCTGCGCCGTAATGTTGCTTAACGATCCCGACCTCGCCCCGCCAAAATGGCGCAAACGCTTTCGCAGACTTTCCGATGAAGTCGATCCAATCGATAACATCGAAGGTCGCTCGTTTGACGATCACGAAGAGCTACGATTTTGGATGCGCAACATTCACAACGGCATGCAGGATGGACGTGGGCGGAAGGATTGGGGGCCGGACGAGCAGCACAGAGACAATCCCACGCGAAAGAACGCCATTGCGTTCGAACTTTTGGAGATGGCCGAAACTCAAGGCCTAATCTCCCGTAGCGAGCGCAAAGGCAAACTGACGACGCTCCAGCGTTTCGTCGAGAAACCAACGATGCGAGAAGTTCTTGGCGTTGATGATTCCGACCCGGAGAACGTCACCTTTCGCAGAAGCGACGCCGATATGGCAGCGCTTCTACAGGTGATCGTAGACGATCTGTTATCTGGCGAGATAAATTCCCGCTCCAACGACTCAGACATTGCGAAATACGCGGCAACGATTGAGGAGGAGGCCGACGTTGGGCCTTTAGCTGAAGAGGACGACGCCACGAATCCCGAGCCAACTCCGAGCCCCCCGCCCAGCCCGAGCCCGCCACCTCCGCGCCCGCGCACTTCCAACAAAATAAAGCGCTCAAACGATCTCGTTCGTGTCCTCGACAAACTCGATGCACAGAAACTGATCGGTCTTTACTCATCGCTTACGAAGGTCAGCGCTAACACGAATACTCAGATCATTGCCGTAGGCGCTTGGGCCTTCATCGAAAGCAGCGCGAAACTTTGCGGGGCGAACAAAGACACCTCCTTTCCGTCATTTTTTACGAGGGGCAAGAATGGTAGAATGGCGACCTACGGCATCGATCACAACGAGGCAGGCGTCATCCACGAAGCGCTGACCCGTTTGTCGTCAGGCGGCAATACCACCAAGCACCATGCAAAAAGTGGTTCATTCGACCATCGCCAGATTATCAGTGATATGGAGGTTATCACTCCGATGCTAGTGCTAGCCCTTCAAGCTCAGTTGGAGGATTGAGGCGTATGGCTCGTTCTCAATCCCCGCTGCGCTACCCCGGCGGAAAGTCGGCGCTTGCTGAAGTTACAGCATCTTTAATTCGGGAGAACGGTATTGGCCGCGCGCACTACGTCGAGCCATATGCTGGCGGCGCAAGCCTCGCGTTGCATTTGCTGTATACCCGGCAAGTCTCGGATATTCACCTGAATGACCTGGACCCTGGCATTTGGAGCTTCTGGCACAGCGTGATCAACCACGCTGAAGAGCTAATCCGACTTATCGATCGCTGCGAGATAACCGTCGACGAGTGGCATCATCAAAAGTCGATCTACCGGGAGGCTGACACGTCAGCACCTCTCAAATTGGGGTTCGCGACGTTCTTCTTGAACCGCACAAATCGGTCGGGGATCATAGGGTCAGGTGGAATCATTGGGGGCCTCCAACAACAAGGAAATTATAAGATTGATTGCAGATTTAATAAATATAACTTGGTCCAAAAAATCCGAAAGATCAACAGATATAGAAATTCCATCCATCTAACTAATCTTGATGCAGTCGAATTTCTACAAAGCAGCGATGTAACCTTGTCAGAGCGCACGCTTTATATGATTGACCCACCATATTATGAGAAAGGATCGTCACTTTATACGAACTTTTACGGAAAGGATGATCACTCTGCCGTTAGAGATGCTATCGCCCATCTATCCAAACCATGGATCGTGACATACGATAATTGCGATGAAATATCAGACCTTTATCGTGACTTTGACCAGATCGAATTCGGGATCAGCTATTCCGCAAATAAGAAACGGACGGGCAAGGAGCTTATGATCGTTTCCCCGCACTTGCGCTTCGCAGAACGAACAGTCGAGCTGATCAGAAAAAGATTGCCAACACCAATTGCTGCCTAATCAACACAATATCGTTTTCCTACACGCCTGAAATTTGCAATCTGCCTGCGGGCTATGCTCGACCCACCATCCCTTCCTACCCGCAAGATCGCCCGCCAGGCCACCTCCGCCGTCGCGCATATCGCTCCCCCACCTGCGCCGGACGACCCGCTGCTCGCGTTCGAGCCGGTGCCGCATGTCGCGCCGCGGTCCAACTCCATCACGCCCGATCTCCAGCGCGCGTTTATCGCCACGCTCGCGGCCACCGGGATCGTCACGCAGGCGGCGAAGTCGATCGGCAAGTCGATGGAGGCGCTCTACAAGTTGCGGCAGCGGCCCGGGGCGGAGGGCTTTCGCGCGGCGTGGGAGGCGGCGCTCGAGCGGGGCGTGCAGCGGCTGGAGGATTGCGCACTCGAACGCGCGCTGCAGGGCACGCCGACGCCGATCGTCTCGGGCGGCGAAATCCTCGGCTATTGGGACAAGCCGGACAATGTTATGCTGCGCTTCCTGCTGCAGCACCGGCTCTCCGGGAAATACGGCGTCCAGCAGCTTGGCCCCGGCCACCCGGTCTATGACAGCATCCGCGCCGAGGTGCTGGAGGAGATCGCCGCCGCCGAGCGCGAGGCGGCAGCGCTCGAGAAGCGAATCGAGCGCCGCGTCGAAGCCGCCCGGGCCGAAACGCGCGAGGCGACGTTGCGCGAGTGCGAAGCGGCCGCAACAGGCGACGACGGGGACGAGACCGAAGCGGAGCGAACGAGGTGGCGCGAAACCTATCGCGGGCACTATCCCGATCTCGACGATGAGATCATCGAGGAAATGGTGGAGCGGATGGTGAGCGATTGAGCCCTCCCGTCACGCGCGCGAAAGCCGGAGCCTGGGGAAGTCTGGTCGAGCACCCTGCCTTGGGTTATCGCCTGCGCGGGAATGACGAAGAATAGGGGCTGGGCGCCGTCTTTCTGCTATACCCGTCGCCATGGCCACGCCGCCCCCTCCTCCACCTGCGTCCCCGGCCGCCCCCGACGGGCGGGTCGTGCACACGGTGCTGGAGGATGGCGAGGCGGTGTGCCTGCGCACGATCCGGCCGGGCGACGAGGCGCGGATGCGCGAAGGCATCGCGAAGATGAGCCCGCAATCGCGCTACCTGCGGTTCTTCTCCGGCGCGCGCACGCCGCCCGACTGGGTGATCGAGCGGCTGCTCGATGCCGACGGCGACCGGCACCTTGCCTGGGGCGCGATTGCCACGGATGCGCCGGGCGAGCCGGCGATCGGCGCGGTGCATGTCTTTCGCGAGGAGGACGATCCGCAGTGTGCCGAGTTTTCCGTCGCCATCCTCGATGCGTGGCACGGGCGCGGGCTCGGCAAGCTGCTGACGGCGACGATCCTGCTCGACGCGCAGGAGGAGGGGATCGAAGCGTTTCATGTCGATACGCTGGCGGAGAACCGGCGCGCGATCGAGTTCACCCTGTCGCTGGGCGGCAAGGCGCAGGCGCGCGACGGGGCGCCCGACGGGACCACCAGCGGCTGGATGCTCGATGTGGCCGGCGCTTTGGCGGTGTTGAAGGAGGAGTGCGACCCGCCCGGCATCGCGGCGGTGTTCGCGG carries:
- the rpsL gene encoding 30S ribosomal protein S12, with protein sequence MPTINQLVRKGRVPQKAKSKVPAMEQNPQKRGVCTRVYTTTPKKPNSALRKVAKVRLTNQREVISYIPGEGHNLQEHSVVLIRGGRVRDLPGVRYHVLRGVLDTQGVKDRKQSRSKYGAKRPK
- the fusA gene encoding elongation factor G, with product MAREYPLERYRNIGIMAHIDAGKTTTTERILYYTGKSYKIGEVHDGAATMDWMEQEQERGITITSAATTTFWTAEDATKDPMSDPETLREGQPKHRINIIDTPGHVDFTIEVERSLRVLDGAVAVFDGVAGVEPQSETVWRQADKYKVPRMCFINKLDRTGADFYYCVQSIIDRLGATPLVLYLPIGAESDLQGVVDLVNMRGIVWQAEDLGAKYEFVEIPADLADKAAEYREKLVETAVEQDDDAMEAYLETGEAPDAATLKRLIRKGTMDRAFVPVLCGSAFKNKGVQPLLDAVVDYMPSPLDVPAIKGVLPDTDTEETRPSSDDEPFSALAFKIMNDPFVGSLTFTRIYSGKLSKGQVLNSVKDKKEKIGRMLLMHSNNREDIDEAFAGDIVAIAGMKDTTTGDTLCDPANPIILERMEFPDPVIELSVEPKTKADQEKMGVALNRLAAEDPSFRVSTDHESGQTIIKGMGELHLDILVDRMKREFKVEANVGAPQVAYRESLAREVEVTYTHKKQSGGSGQFGEAKVVVTPGERGQGIIFEDEIKGGNIPREYIPSVEKGMREQAESGYLVGFPIIDFTIRLIDGKYHDVDSSTVAFEITGRGAMREAAERGGIKLLEPIMKVEVVTPEDYLGDVIGDLNSRRGQIQGTDSRGNAQAVEAFVPLANMFGYVNELRSFTQGRAQYTMQFSHYDEVPANVAQEVKEKLA
- the tuf gene encoding elongation factor Tu produces the protein MAKEKFERNKPHCNVGTIGHVDHGKTTLTAAITKVMADVYGGSAVDFANIDKAPEERERGITISTAHVEYETDARHYAHVDCPGHADYVKNMITGAAQMDGAILVVNAADGPMPQTREHILLSRQVGVPALVVYLNKVDQVDDEELLELVELEVRELLSEYDFDGDNIPIVKGSALAALEGRDDNIGKESIVELMKAVDEHIPQPERPVDQDFLMPIEDVFSISGRGTVVTGRVETGVVNVGDEVEIVGIKDTTKTTVTGVEMFRKLLDRGEAGDNIGALIRGVGREDVERGQVLAKPGSVTPHTEFSAEVYVLSKDEGGRHTPFFANYRPQFYFRTTDVTGEVILPEGTEMVMPGDNVTINVKLIAPIAMDEGLRFAIREGGRTVGSGVVSKITV
- a CDS encoding DNA adenine methylase is translated as MARSQSPLRYPGGKSALAEVTASLIRENGIGRAHYVEPYAGGASLALHLLYTRQVSDIHLNDLDPGIWSFWHSVINHAEELIRLIDRCEITVDEWHHQKSIYREADTSAPLKLGFATFFLNRTNRSGIIGSGGIIGGLQQQGNYKIDCRFNKYNLVQKIRKINRYRNSIHLTNLDAVEFLQSSDVTLSERTLYMIDPPYYEKGSSLYTNFYGKDDHSAVRDAIAHLSKPWIVTYDNCDEISDLYRDFDQIEFGISYSANKKRTGKELMIVSPHLRFAERTVELIRKRLPTPIAA
- the rplC gene encoding 50S ribosomal protein L3; this translates as MRTGVIAKKVGMTRLFQEDGRHVPVTVLALEDCQVVSQRTQERDGYFALQVGSGVAKQKNVAKPQREAFAKAEVGLKMKVAEFRVEGEDGLLPVGAAISAEHFIAGQKVDITGYTQGKGFAGAMKRWGFGGLRATHGVSISHRSHGSTGNRQDPGRVFKGKKMAGHMGDRQRTQQNLEVVRTDPERGLIFVKGSVPGTKNSWMLIRDAVKLPLPEGVPFPGAVVEKNAPAKEADAPAADEQKLDDVANEEAVVEEKAADKQTNDTAAPAEETPAEEAPKADDSDAGKEG
- the rpsG gene encoding 30S ribosomal protein S7, whose protein sequence is MSRRRRPEKREILPDPKFGDQVLSKFMNNLMLDGKKAVAEGIVYTALDTVEAKAKTDPVQLFHDALNNIKPQVEVRSRRVGGATYQVPVEVRPERAQALAIRWMISAARGRPETTMAARLSGELMDAANNRGNAVKKREDAHRMAEANRAFSHYRW
- the rpsJ gene encoding 30S ribosomal protein S10, which gives rise to MEAQNIRIRLKAFDHRVLDQATGEIADTARRTGALIRGPIPMPTRIEKFTVNRGPHIDKKSREQFEVRTYKRLLDIVQPNAQTVDALMKLDLAAGVNVEIKLA
- a CDS encoding FkbM family methyltransferase — encoded protein: MSFLSRLTSYASLGLIGAGKGLAGNRYGDGWNGLAAIPAKTVLDIGACGGELAERELLGAFPQARLHCFEPHPASFARLERVAARHPRIHAHHIALGDSEMMVDMQFNPGSPSSSSLRMQTAENVTLFPQVADTITTPVSQRRLDDWAREQGDALEGPLVVKMDVQGFEDRVIAGGQETLRRADGIVLEVCLAPLYEGQPTFAALHDSLASLGFAFAGTRDQFFGEGGKVIYLDAVFLREGG
- a CDS encoding GNAT family N-acetyltransferase gives rise to the protein MATPPPPPPASPAAPDGRVVHTVLEDGEAVCLRTIRPGDEARMREGIAKMSPQSRYLRFFSGARTPPDWVIERLLDADGDRHLAWGAIATDAPGEPAIGAVHVFREEDDPQCAEFSVAILDAWHGRGLGKLLTATILLDAQEEGIEAFHVDTLAENRRAIEFTLSLGGKAQARDGAPDGTTSGWMLDVAGALAVLKEECDPPGIAAVFAAFEG